The uncultured Dysgonomonas sp. genome contains the following window.
AGAAAGCAATCATCTAAGAAGATCCGGATCCGTGTATATATTATATAACCATAGGTGTAAGACAACATAAGCCTAAGCCATTTGATATATAAATCCTCGAACCTAAACGATTATAACAACAATTTATGAATAATAATTCCAGGGAAAAATACAAGCAAAAAACAGCCTGTTTTGGGCTAATAAAATCTTGTTTTTCAGAAACTACTAAAAATGAAAAATAAAGATCTCACAACTAAAGTTATCACTTCACTTAATCCTTATTTATCTATGAATAAACCATTTAATCCCTATTTATGTATGAACAAACGATTTTTAAATTTGCTCCTATGTGGAGTCATGATTTTTTCAACAGGTATTTTCTCATCATGTGGAGACGACGTCGATGACCTGAAATCAAGAGTATCTGTATTAGAAGTGGCAATTGCTGATCTCAAAGAGCAACTGTCGAATGCAATGACAACCGGTGCAACTATCGTAAAAGTAGAAGAAAAAGACGGCACCTATACTTTAACTTTGAGTGATGGAAAAGTTATTACAATTAAACCGGGTACCAGTGGCGGGTCAAATATTACTGTAGAAAAAAATGAAAATAATATAATTATTACTGTGGATGGAACTGAATATGTACTACCTATTGGTTCGGCCGTAAACTCATTAATCTACAGTCCTGAAACTATCGACGGTATTGTCAATATTGGTAATACTGGTGCTAATGTGAATTTCCTGGCTACACCGGCTATCAGTTCCGGTGACTTGGCGAATGCTACGTTTGCCATTGCGGAAGCTCACCAACTGAAAGCAGGTGGCAATGACATGTTCAAGGTTGACGGTGATGCAACTATTGAGGGCGATTTCATTAAAGTACACCTTAAAGCTCTTGGAGTAGAAGCGGGTAAAACATATGCTGTGGCACTCCAAATGAACTTCAACGGTACCGCTATCAGTTCCAACTACTTTATGGTAAAAGTATCTGACGACTTCTCCTTCAACAGTGAAGAAATTGGAGGTTTTACAATAAAAGCGGCCTACAACCCCAAATCTCTTGAAAATGGTTTCAGTGAAATGACCATCAATGGACTTGATCTACTGAAAGTTACCAACTTCAAAGATTTATTTGACGAAATTCCTGCCAATGCAGTATTCTCTGTAGCCGGTAAAAGTGTGCAACCCGGAGGTTCAGCTCAGGAAAGATGGGATGCACTTAACAAAAATTTGTCTCAAGATGGAGCTTGGGCTATGAAAACAAGATTGGGTACAAGTTTTAATGACAATGCGGATCGGAAAGGATTCTTATTCAATATAAAAGCGAATGACGTAGTGAAGGCAAAAATTTACGTTATTATTAACGATGAGCTTGCAGGTATTGATTTTTCTGGTCAGTTTACTAAAGAGGCAGAAGCAGAATGGGGTGGACGCGAAAAAAGTCTAGCTATGGGTGCTCAGACTATTAATATACAAAAAGGATTTACAAATTACGAAACAGACTATACGATTATTCATGGCGGTGCTGCTGAATTCTTTGCCAAATGGGCTACTTTCGAAGTGAAGAAGGGCGATGACCTTCTGGTTTACAACGACGGTTCAAAATTAGTACTAGGTAACATTGCTAAGGAATACGCAACTGGTTGCCGCGGCCTGTATTGGTTCTATCGTGGTTTTGCCATCTATGTACCCGAAGCATTAGCAACAACTAATGGAAAATATGTAGATGTAAATGGTAAGGAATATGACGGCGCCGGTGGTTATGGTTATGATTTCTGGTTGGGCCAATATGATGAATATATCAATAATCCTTCGACATTCTATCCTCCTGCAGTTACTAACTTTGGCATAACTATCGATGCAACAAACGGTTCGGTTACACTTCCGGCCTCTTATTCAGGCTATGGATTCCGTATTGGGATTGGTGCTGGTTACGAATATGCCTATGGTGTGAAGAAAATCGGTTCGGCAGACCAACTCGGTTTGTTCTTCTTCAACCGTCGCTTGGCTCCCGAAGGTGCAACAATGCCTGCACCTCAATCATAAATTATTCTATAATAACAGATAAAGAGGAAACGAGGGTGTGGCAAAAGTATGTTGATACACTCACACCCTCCCCTCTTGACACAAAAGAATGATTTCCGATTAATAATTTAAAATTATATCATGAAAGATAGTAACTCAAAAACATATGGAAAAAGCGCGTCAGCCTCATGGAGGTTCATTACAGTCGCGTTTTTATGCCTCCTAGTGGCATTGCCTGCTTCAGCGCAGCTCCGGATGGTTCAGGGAATCGTCGTTGACGCCCTAGAAGAACCAGTCATCGGAGCCACTGTAACAGTCAATGGAAACGCTACCCGTGGTACAATGACCGACTTAGACGGTACTTTCAAAATAGAGGCATCGAAAGAAGAAAAGCTGACAATTTCATTCATTGGCTATCAGACAGTTGTGGTAACAGCTGATAAAACTGATCTGAAAATCACCTTACAGGAAAACAGCAAGGAATTGGAAGAAGTAGTCGTTGTAGGCTATGGCACACAGAAGAAAGTAACACTGACAGGTGCCGTTTCGGCGATAAATAGTAAAGAAATCGCTGTTACTAAGAATGAGAATGTAGTCAATATGCTTTCCGGTAAAATACCAGGTGTGCGCATCTCGCAGAATAGTTCGGCTCCCGGCGATTTTGATAGTAAAATTGACATCCGTGGTATGGGCGAACCTCTGATCGTAGTCGATGGAATTCCCCGTGATAAAGGATACTTTTCCCGTATGGATGCCAATGAAATAGAAAGCGTATCCGTACTGAAAGATGGTACGGCAGCTATTTATGGTGTTCGTGCCGCCAATGGCGTTATTCTGGTTACAACCAAGCGTGGTGATTCCACCAACGGTAAGTTTGATATCACGTTTTCTGCCAATTTAGGCTGGCAACAGTTCCTCTATGTACCCGAAACATCAAGTGCAACAGATCATATGTTGCTTACCAACGAAAAAAGATACAACGATTTTAACAGCAACTATCCTATTCGCACTACTCCTCAATATACATGGGAGGAAATGCTTGAATACAGCACAGGCCGCAAAAAAAGTACCAACTGGAACGATGAGTTGTTCAAGAACAATGTGCCGCAGTCGCAATACAACATCAGTATGGATGGAGGATCGGATAAAGTGAAGTATTTCTTCAATCTGGGCTACATCAAACAAGAAGGCGCCTACAGAAGCGGTTCTCTGAATTACGACCGTTGGAACTTCCGTAGCAACGTTGATGCACAAATTACCAAGCGTCTGAAAGCCTCTGTGCAGTTGAGTGGTTATATGGATGAAAAGAACCAGCCGCTCACCGACATATGGACAGTGTACAAAAAAGCATGGAGCTATCGCCCAACGGCCGAAGCATGGCTGGATGGCGATCATAGTATGCCTGCTTTCAACGAGCAAATGCCGGTAGCAGGTTATATGGACAATCCTGTAGCTCAAACCAACAGTGATTTTGCCGGTTTCCGCCGCGAAAAGCGTAATAACTTCAACGGCTCTTTGGCGTTGACTTATGATATTCCTGGAGTAGAAGGATTGAATGCAAAAGCATTCTATAGCTACGATTATTATTCTACAAATAATACGGAATACAAACGTACCCATAATCTATATCAACGGTTGGGTAATGGGGCTATAGAGCCTATTGTTCAGAATGCTGACAGTTATCTGAGACGCCGCACCGATCCGGCTTATGGAACAGTAATGCAATTATCATTGAACTATGCCCGTAAATTCGGTGACCACAACATCAACGCTATGGTGCTGTTCGAGGAGCAATACAATAACTATGACAACTTCTACGGGCAGCGCGATATGCTTCTCGATGGTGAATACCTTATTTACGGTGAAGCCGAAGGCCAAACCGCATTTTCCGACGGTGGCGGCATTTGGGATGTAGTTCGTCAAGCTGTGGTAGGAAGGGCGAATTATGACTACAAAGGCCGTTATATAGCAGACTTTGCTTTCCGTTACGATGGATCATCACGTTTTCCGTCCGGATCACGTTGGGGATTCTTCCCTACCGCATCTCTAGGGTGGCGCATCAGTGAAGAACCATTTATGAAAGAATGGATTCCATTCTTAAACAACCTTAAGCTGCGTGGATCTTACGGACGAATGGGTGACGATGGTGGCGCAGGCAATTATCCTCCTACGGTAGTCGGTTATGAACTGAATGGTAGAAAGCTCGGTTGGATTTATAACGGAGCTCTTATGGGCGGATTAACGCCCACGGCTATCCCCAATCCTGACTTGACATGGTACACCATAGACACTTGGGACTTTGGACTTGACTTCGACCTCTGGAACTCGAAATTGACAGGAACATTCGATGTATTCAAACGTAGCCGGAACGGACTGTTAGCAAGAAGTACATCCGTTATTCCGGGTACGGTAGGAGCTTCCATGCCTTTAGAAAATATCGAAAGTGATGAAACATTCGGATGGGAAATCAGCCTGGGACATAATAACAAGATAGGCGACATTACATATTGGGTAAATGGACAGATTTCGGCTACAAAGAATCGTTGGGACTATAAGATTGATTCTCCGGCACAAAACTCTATGGAAAATTGGCGCCGGTGGCAAACATCGGGTCGTAACAAAGACATCTGGGCTACCTACGTGGAAGGAGGACGCTTCAGCAGTTACGATCAAATCCGTTATCACAACACCACCGGAGGCAATTACGGACAGGGTTCACTACCGGGCGACTACTGGTACGAAGACTGGAATGGAGATGGAGTAATCAACCATCTGGACGAACATCCGGTGGCCACATACAACCTTCCGGTATTCAATTATGGAATCACCATGGGAGCTACATGGAAGGGTGTAGACATTTCGATGAACTGGCAAGGCTCAGCAGGTGTATACAATCAATATACTGAAGTATTTGCCGAAGTAGGTGCATTCGGGGGTGCTATACTGGATATCTACCAGGACCGTTGGCATACGGCTAATGCGACAGATGACCCATGGAATCCAAATACCCAATGGGAAGAGGGGCTATATCCGGCCACAGGCAGACCTTTTGGTTCAGGCACCACAGGTATTAAAAATACTTCGTATATACGTCTGAAAACATTGGAAGTAGGCTATACACTACCCAAACCCTTGATTAGCAAAATGGGTATCAAAAACGTTCGCGTATATCTGAATGCCTATAACCTATTGACGATAACAGGACTGGACAACATCGACCCTGAACGTCCGGGTGCTAAAGGAGGATCCAATAATAATGATGAGCAAGGTGTTTTATTTTATAATTATCCGGTGAACCGCACCTTCAATGTAGGTGCTACAATTAAATTCTAACATGAAAGGGCAGAATATGAAAACATTCAAATATATATGTATAGCAGCGTTGGTACTCACCATGGGCTCCTGCTATGACATGGATCTGGAACCAAAAGGAATCATTGGAGAAAATGTCCTGTTGACTTCCGACAATGGTATCAAAAAGTATTTCGCTGTCACTTATCAGGACCTTCCTATCGAAGACTTTAACTATAATCATACAGGGTCTGATGGTAACGGGAAGGGATATGCAACCGTCAATCAGGATGGTTGGCATACTGGCAATAAATGGACAGCACAGAAGGGCAGCCCGGCTTCAGCCGCTCTCGAAGCCTTAGGCCGCGGTACATCTTATGGTGATGGTTGGGGATATTGGCCTTACGACCGTATCCGTGATATCAATAATTTTATTCAGGTTTTTCCTAACTATAGAGATAGTTATTCGACCGAAGAAGAATATAATTCTTACCTGGGTGAAGCTCATTTCCTGCGTGCGTTTTATTATTTTGGAATGGTGAAACGCTATGGCGGAGTACCTATTGTAAAAGAAGTTCTGAACCCGACTGCAGGCGACGCATTGCTACAACCACGCAATACAGAGTACGAATGCTGGAAGTTCATCTACGAAGATCTGAAGTTTGCTATGGAAAATGCTGCAGATAGAAGCAAGTATGAGCCAGGTCGCGCCAATCGCTATGCTGCTGCAGCCCTGATGTCCCGTGCTATGTTGTATGCCGGATGTGCTGCTAAATATGGCGGCTACATCAACGTAAGTGGTCCCGCCGTCAGCAGTGGACTGATGAGTATTCCTGCAGATAAAGCAGAAGAATTTTTCCAATATGCATACGATGCTTGTAAGTTTATTCAGCAAGGTGGCTATACTCTGCATGGAGCAGGCGCCGCCGATGCTGCTGCCAAAGAAAAAGCGTATGTAGAAGTCTTCTTGAATGATAATAAAGCTGACGAGGACATTTTTGTGAAACAATATACGGCTGTGGCTGATGCCATTTGGGATACTAGTTTATTCCATTGCTGGGACGGAATGGTATTACCTTTGAGTATGATTGGCGGAGGAGCAGCAGGAGCTGCTTTGCAACCGACATGGGAACTCATGAAATTGTATGAAATGCCTGCCATCATCGACGAAGATGGCAAACCGGTTCGTTTCGACAGTCCCGAAGAGCTTTGGAATAACGGAGAAATGGAAGCTCGCTGCCGTGCCAATTTCTACTTCACCGGAATGACTGAACCAGGCTCCGGCAAAAAAACCGACATCCAGGCTGGTGTTTATACAGAATATCCGGGAACAGCCGCTGACGGCACTGCCGAAATTGGAGGAAGCCGCAATGACTATACAGACAAATATCGTATCAGGGCCCAGCGGGCAGGCGAAAGTCGGAATATTGGAGGTAAAACAGTAAGAGTAAGCGGACAGGACGGCTTGGGCGAAGGCCTCGGAGACGAAGGATATACCCGTTCGGGAGCGTTTATTCGTAAATATACAGACCCTTCGGCCGCTGCTGCCAGCCGTGTATTGTTCGGCAGTAAACAACCTTGGAAAGTATTCCGCTATGGAGAAGTGCTTTGCAATTGGGCAGAAGCCGCTTATGAGTTGGGCACGCTGAAAAATGACAACAACCTGAAGAAAGAAGCATTCGTATATGTGAATCAGATCCGTTTACGTGCCGGGGCTCATCCTCACGAAATGGTAGCCAATCCGGAAGATATAGGTACATCACTCTACGGATTCGCTATCGACGAAAACCTGAAATATATCCGTGACGAACGCGCTCGTGAACTATGCTTTGAGAACCACCACCTTTTCGACCTACGTCGTTGGAGAGTGGCCGATGTAGATTTCCTTAACGGAAAATTCGGACATACCTTACTCCCTTATTATGTACTGAACGAAGACAAATGGATATACCTGAACGAGGTAGAGACCATAGCCCGTACAGTGACATTCGAAAGAAGATGGTATTATGAACAAATACCGGGTGGAGAAATAGGGAAGAATCCGAATTTGGTACGTAATGATGGTTATTAATGGAAATAAATGAACTAAAATACTTGAATATGAAAAAAGTAATATATAGTCTGCTTGTGGGTGTCTCAGCTCTGTTAGCTACTTCGTGTATGGAGGTTGACAACTTTGATGAACCCAATGCCCATTTCACCGGACGTATTATAGATTCGACTACAGGCCAGAATATTCTTGCGGATCAGGGTGAAAATCGTGTTCGCATCTGGGAAAAGAGTTACAGTCTAAATCCCGCTAATCAGGATATCCCTGTGAAGCAGGATGGAACTTTCAATAACACGAAACTCTTCAAAGGTACTTATGATGTAGTTCCCGAAGGAGCTTGGTGGCCTTGCGATACGATACGGGTAGGTATTGGAAAGAAGTTAGAACAAAATTTTGAAGTGACCCCTTATCTGACAATGTTTGATTTCCAAATGGAGTATGTCAACGATTCACTAACAATGTCGTGCCGTTTCGACGCCCCTATCAAAGCAGGTCTACCCAATATCAGGGATATCAGGCCGTTTCTTAGCTTGAATCAATTCTGTGGTGCCGGCAATTCGATCAGTTATTATAACACTCCGGAGGATGCTAATGGTGATCCTCTTTATTGGAAAAGCATCATGTCAAGCTGGGCCAACATACCTAAGCTACAAGATGGAAAGAGTCAGGTTTATAGCTTTAGGCTACCTGTTAAACCTGGTTATATTTATTTCGCCCGCATGGGTGCCAGAGTAAATGATACTCAACAGAAATATAATTATACAGAGATCAAAATGATTGAAATCCCGAGTAAATAAAGGTACTATAAGGTGATTTAAATTATTCTCAAAATGTTACCGGGAGGGCTGACATAAAGAAAACAGACTCCCTCCCGTTTTTTTACTTTTTACAATGGTTCGTTATTAAACAGGGTAAATGACCGACTCCAAACAAACAATAAAAAGCACTTATAGATCAACAGTTTGTAGCTATTTATCCACAATTTATAACAAACTAATATTTACAATAAAGATGAAATATATGAAACTAAACAAGATACTATTGGGAGGTCTGTTATTATTAGCAACCTCTTGTAACAGCGGAGATGACGACTACATTCCGCCCGCAATAGAGCCGGATCCGAAACCAAATCCACCAGTAGAAGAGGTATATAATGATCTTGGATTTGCCCCACATGAAGACGGTAAACCTTTCGATACATACCGCGGATTGGTGATGGCAGGTTATCAGGGTTGGTTTGGTGCTCCCGGAGACGGATGCCTACATGCCGACCATGCAAATACCGAGTGGTATCACTACCGTGAGAACGAAGGTTTTAAGCCCGGTGTGTTACGAAACTCTATTGATTTTTGGCCGGATATGAGCGAATACACAGTTCAGTATACACCCGGAGATGATGGAACACCCGGTAGGTCAGAACATTTTTTCTATCCCGATGGAGAAAAGGCTACCGTATATAGTGCTTATGATGAATCGAGCGTATTGCTCCATTTCAAATGGATGAAGGAATACGGTCTCGATGGAGTATTTATGCAGCGCTTTGTGGGTGAGGTAATCAACAATGCGGATGGGAAAGCTCATTTCGACAAGGTGCTGGAGTCTGCTATGAAAGGGTCTAATACCTATCAGCGAGCCATTTGCGTAATGTACGACCTGGGTGGATATGAGCCAAATAAGAATAACAATACCGCTGCTGTTCTGGCCGACGCCAGAGATATTATGGATAAATATCAACTGTTGAATAGAGATGCTAAACAGAAATACTATCTCTATGAAGACGGGAAGCCATTGATTGCTTTGTGGGGTGTCGGTTTCAATGACGGCCGCCCTTACAGCCTTACCGATGTGGAAGAATTAATGAATGGATTAAAGGAAATGGGCTACAACATCATGCTGGGTGTTCCTACTTACTGGCGCGAAAGGCGGAACGATGCTTTACCTGATGCTAAATTGCACGATCTGGTCAAAGCTGCCAAAGTGATCATGCCGTGGTTTGTGGGACGATATGACAATAATAACTTTCCGAACTTCCACAGTTTAATAGAGCAAGACGTGAAATGGTGTAAAGAGAACAATGTAGGCTATGCTCCGCTTTGTTTCCCCGGATCTGCCGACCGCAATATGCATCCAAACAATACTGTTCAGCCGCGTCTGGGGGGTACATTCCTTTGGAATCAGATGTATCATGGCATCAAGTCGGGAGCCCAGATGCTCTACATTGCTATGTTTGATGAAATAGATGAAGGCACAGCTATCTATAAATGTCTCAATCAATCTAAAGTTCCCGTTAATACAGCCGCCCAGGATTATTATGTGGTATTTCAGAATGGTGGATATCGGATGACTTCCAGTATGGTAGAGGGACTGACAGGAAATGATTGGTGCAAAAAAGCCTCAGAACTAAATGTCACCTTTACGGGTATCGAAGACAATTTGCCTACCGACCACTATCTGTGGCTCACTGCGGAAGGTAAAAAGATGCTGCGCGGAGAAATCCCTTTGAAATCTACCTGGCCTGCTAGAAAATAGAACTTATGAAGTTATCAATAAATCTGTTTAAAACAGGAAGTCTGATCATTGCATTGCTCTTTGCGTCATGCAGTGATAGTAACGAGACCCCTGAGAAACTTCCGGAGGAAACGCCTCCGGAAGTTACTCCTCCTACACCCTCCGAGCCGGATGGCCCTTATGTCTATGATAATGATCTGGATTATGACACAGAGGCGTTTCTTAATGCCTATAAAGGAACGGCTTATAAAGGGCCTAATCGTGTGCCGGGAACAGTAGAGGCCGAAAACTTCGACGAAGGAGTGAATGGTGTTGCTTACTACGAAAGTGATTCTAAAACTGCTGACGGTCATAGAAGCGGACATGCAGTTGATATACGTGGAGATGCCAGTGCATCCGGTGGATATTATATAGGTGAAGTACAGCCCGGTGAATGGATATGCTATACTATTGAGGTGGACGAAGCCGGTGCTTATTCTATCGACACCTATTGTGTAAAAGGAGATGGCTCGGATGGCAGTTTCTATTTTGAAGTGGATGGACGTGGAGCAAGCCGGAGCATAACTATACCTCAGGGTGGATGGACGGACTTCACTAAAAAAACAACAGCTACAAACATCCAGTTGACCAAGGGGAAACATGTACTGAAATACTTCGGTAGTACCCCCGGCAATGTGGATAAGTTTGTATTTACACGCACAGGAGATTTAGAGGAACTTTCCAATTCCTTCACCTATCCTGTCACTAAAGCGATGACCAATCCTCTGTTTGTAGACTTTGAGTCGCCAATGTATAATAGCTGGTTGAAAGGTCCACTGTATACAGCCGATGCTTCGGCTCGCGTATGGAACATCAATGGGAAAGAAGTACTTTATGTATATGCATCGCACGACATGGAACCTGCACAGGGATGTGACCGCATGGATCGCTATCATGTGTTTTCGACAGAAGATATGGTCAACTGGACAGATCATGGCGAGATCATGAATGCAGCTACTGTACGAAAACAAGCCGGTTGGGGCTGTGAAGGTTTTATGTGGGCTCCCGATTGTGTATACAATCCGGCCAATGAAACGTATTACTTCTATTTCCCTCATCCTACAAATGCAGCCAATTGGAATAGTACCTGGCGTATCGGTGTAGCTACCAGCAAATATCCCGATAAGGAATTCCGTGTACGGGGATATGTAGAAGGTATGTCTGCCGAAATAGATCCATGCGTATTTGTTGACGATGATGGACAACCATATATCTACAATGGCGGCGGAGGCAAAATGTATGGTGGCAAATTAAAGAAAGATGACTGGACAAAGTTAGACGGAGCAATGACGCCAATGACGGGAATGAGTGATTTTCACGAAGCAGCTTGGGTGCACAAAAGAAATGGTGTCTACTATTTGTCTTATGCTGACAATAATCCGGGGGCTAATCGTTTGAGGTATGCAACAAGCAATTCACCACTGGGGCCATGGAAATATGAAGGTATTTATCTGCAACCGACTACTTGCGACACCAGTCACGGCTCTATCGTTGAGTTCAAAGGTCAATGGTACGCTTTCTATCATACCTCAGATGTTTCCGGGGAGGGAACTCTTCGTTCGGTGTGCGTAGATAAATTGTATTACAATTCTGACGGGACTATACAAGAGGTGAAACAGACTCGCAGACAAAAATTATAATCAAAAAGGCTTAATTCTCTATTCATTTTCTAATAAATCGATCGAATTAAGTCTTTTTTTAATCTAAAATTAATCTATCTGTTAGTTGGTATCCTTTTTATTTGCTTTTGTAAAAAATATCAACTTAATAAATTACTTATCATGAAAATCAGTAATGTATTTTTCTTCATTTGCATCCTTATTTTATCAGCTTGTACATCTATAAATAATGATAGTGCAAATAAACAGCCGGTCGACTATGTAAATCCTTATATGGGCAACATCAGTCATCTGCTTGTACCTACCTACCCTACCATTCATCTGCCAAACAGTATGCTTAGGGTATATCCCGAACGAGCCGATTTCACAGGCGATAATGTCAAAGGCCTGCCATTGATTGTAACCAGCCATAGAGGACGTTCGGCTTTCAACTTAAGCCCATATCAGGGAGCTAAAGAAAATATAAAGCCTGTCATTGCATATAGCTACGACAGGGAAAAGCTGATGCCATACTACTACGAAGTAGACCTGGACGACCAGCAAACGCATATCCAATATGCACCTTCGCATCAATCGGCTATCTACCAGATTGACTTTTCAAAATCCGAAACACCGGCTTATCTTATATTGAATTCCAAAAACGGAGCAATAAAAGTAGAGGACAATGCTGTCAGCGGATACCAAAAACTGGAAAATAATACCAACGTATATATATATCTGGAAACAGAACAAACTCCTGTAGAATCCGGCACATGGAAAGACAATGCCATCGACGAAAGCCAAAGACAGGCTGAGGGAGACAATGCTTTTGTTGTACTATATTACGGAGACAAAGCACAAACAATAAACCTTCGCTATGGTATTTCGTTTATCAGCGAAGAACAAGCAAAGAACAACCTGAAAAGGGAACAAAAAGATTATAACGTAAAACAACTCGCCGATAAAGGACGCGCGATTTGGAATGAGGTTTTAGGTAAAATTAAGGTGAATGGAAACGACGATACAGAGAAATCTGTATTCTATACATCTCTGTATCGTTGTTATGAACGTCCGGTTTGCATCAGTGAAGACGGGCACTATTTCAGCGCCTTCGATGGTAAAGTACACGAAGACGGTGGCAAACCGTTCTATACCGACGACTGGATTTGGGATACTTATAGAGCAACCCATCCGCTACGCGTACTTACTGAGGCAAAAACAGAAATAGACGTTATCAACTCATACCTTCTCATGGCCGAGCAAATGGGTACCAACTGGATGCCTACATTCCCTGAAATCACCGGAGACTCGCGCCGAATGAATTCAAACCATGCCGTGGCCACTGTCATAGATGGTTATATAAAAGGATTGAAAGGCTTCGACCTTGAAAAAGCATATATCGCCTGCAAAAAGGGTATAGAAGAAAAAACACTAATTCCGTGGTCAGGCGCACCTGCCGGATGGCTCGACGAATTCTATAAAGAACATGGCTATATTCCGGCCTTGTATCCGGGAGAGAAAGAAACTGTAGAGAACGTAAATTCGTTCGAGAAGCGCCAGCCTATCGCCGTCACTCTTGGCACGTCTTACGACCAATGGTGCCTTTCTCAAATAGCCAAGGCACTAGGCAAAACAGAAGAAGCTGACTATTACCTGAAATGTTCTTATAATTACAGAAACGTATACAATGCTGAGACAGGATTCTTCCATCCTAAAGATAAAAACGGGAAATTCATCGAACCATTCGATTACCGCTATTCGGGAGGAATGGGTGCACGTGAGTATTATGGAGAAAATAATGGCTGGGTCTACCGTTGGGATGTACCTCACAATGTTGCCGACCTTATCAGCCTCATGGGCGGCAACGAACAATTTATCGCTAATCTGAATCATACTTTCGTAGAACCGCTGGGTAAAGGTAAACCTGAATTTTACGGACAGCTACCCGATCATACAGGCAATGTGGGACAATTCTCGATGGCAAACGAACCGAGCCTGCATATTCCCTACCTGTACAACTATGCCGGGCAGCCGTGGAAAACGCAAAAACGCATTCACACCCTGATAAACCAATGGTTCCGTAACGACCTTATGGGTCTGCCCGGTGACGAAGATGGCGGCGGTACTTCAGCTTTTGTAGTATTCTCTATGATGGGCTTCTATCCCGTAACCCCGGGAATGCCTGTGTATAATATAGGAAGTCCGTTTTTTGCAAATACTAAAATGACAATGAGTAATGGTAAAGTATTCGAAATAGAGGCTCTGAACTATTCTG
Protein-coding sequences here:
- a CDS encoding PL29 family lyase N-terminal domain-containing protein, which codes for MKNKDLTTKVITSLNPYLSMNKPFNPYLCMNKRFLNLLLCGVMIFSTGIFSSCGDDVDDLKSRVSVLEVAIADLKEQLSNAMTTGATIVKVEEKDGTYTLTLSDGKVITIKPGTSGGSNITVEKNENNIIITVDGTEYVLPIGSAVNSLIYSPETIDGIVNIGNTGANVNFLATPAISSGDLANATFAIAEAHQLKAGGNDMFKVDGDATIEGDFIKVHLKALGVEAGKTYAVALQMNFNGTAISSNYFMVKVSDDFSFNSEEIGGFTIKAAYNPKSLENGFSEMTINGLDLLKVTNFKDLFDEIPANAVFSVAGKSVQPGGSAQERWDALNKNLSQDGAWAMKTRLGTSFNDNADRKGFLFNIKANDVVKAKIYVIINDELAGIDFSGQFTKEAEAEWGGREKSLAMGAQTINIQKGFTNYETDYTIIHGGAAEFFAKWATFEVKKGDDLLVYNDGSKLVLGNIAKEYATGCRGLYWFYRGFAIYVPEALATTNGKYVDVNGKEYDGAGGYGYDFWLGQYDEYINNPSTFYPPAVTNFGITIDATNGSVTLPASYSGYGFRIGIGAGYEYAYGVKKIGSADQLGLFFFNRRLAPEGATMPAPQS
- a CDS encoding TonB-dependent receptor, which translates into the protein MKDSNSKTYGKSASASWRFITVAFLCLLVALPASAQLRMVQGIVVDALEEPVIGATVTVNGNATRGTMTDLDGTFKIEASKEEKLTISFIGYQTVVVTADKTDLKITLQENSKELEEVVVVGYGTQKKVTLTGAVSAINSKEIAVTKNENVVNMLSGKIPGVRISQNSSAPGDFDSKIDIRGMGEPLIVVDGIPRDKGYFSRMDANEIESVSVLKDGTAAIYGVRAANGVILVTTKRGDSTNGKFDITFSANLGWQQFLYVPETSSATDHMLLTNEKRYNDFNSNYPIRTTPQYTWEEMLEYSTGRKKSTNWNDELFKNNVPQSQYNISMDGGSDKVKYFFNLGYIKQEGAYRSGSLNYDRWNFRSNVDAQITKRLKASVQLSGYMDEKNQPLTDIWTVYKKAWSYRPTAEAWLDGDHSMPAFNEQMPVAGYMDNPVAQTNSDFAGFRREKRNNFNGSLALTYDIPGVEGLNAKAFYSYDYYSTNNTEYKRTHNLYQRLGNGAIEPIVQNADSYLRRRTDPAYGTVMQLSLNYARKFGDHNINAMVLFEEQYNNYDNFYGQRDMLLDGEYLIYGEAEGQTAFSDGGGIWDVVRQAVVGRANYDYKGRYIADFAFRYDGSSRFPSGSRWGFFPTASLGWRISEEPFMKEWIPFLNNLKLRGSYGRMGDDGGAGNYPPTVVGYELNGRKLGWIYNGALMGGLTPTAIPNPDLTWYTIDTWDFGLDFDLWNSKLTGTFDVFKRSRNGLLARSTSVIPGTVGASMPLENIESDETFGWEISLGHNNKIGDITYWVNGQISATKNRWDYKIDSPAQNSMENWRRWQTSGRNKDIWATYVEGGRFSSYDQIRYHNTTGGNYGQGSLPGDYWYEDWNGDGVINHLDEHPVATYNLPVFNYGITMGATWKGVDISMNWQGSAGVYNQYTEVFAEVGAFGGAILDIYQDRWHTANATDDPWNPNTQWEEGLYPATGRPFGSGTTGIKNTSYIRLKTLEVGYTLPKPLISKMGIKNVRVYLNAYNLLTITGLDNIDPERPGAKGGSNNNDEQGVLFYNYPVNRTFNVGATIKF